A part of Pantoea vagans genomic DNA contains:
- a CDS encoding DUF6515 family protein — MKKIIASLLTLALLTPTLAFAHPGDWGPGGWGRHGGPGPHWGGPGPVRFLPEAATAVLIGGLTYYLLNGSYYQRHGEEYVVVEPPAESRVSSEMRVLDFNGKRFYVQDGHYYQRQIDGDYVEVPRPAGL; from the coding sequence ATGAAAAAAATTATTGCCTCGCTTCTGACGCTGGCGCTGTTGACGCCCACGCTGGCTTTCGCCCACCCTGGCGACTGGGGCCCGGGTGGATGGGGCCGACATGGCGGACCCGGCCCCCACTGGGGCGGTCCTGGGCCAGTGCGTTTTTTACCTGAAGCCGCTACCGCGGTGCTGATTGGCGGACTGACCTACTACCTGCTGAACGGCAGTTATTATCAGCGTCATGGCGAAGAGTATGTGGTGGTTGAGCCGCCAGCAGAGTCGCGGGTCAGCAGTGAAATGCGGGTACTCGACTTTAATGGTAAACGTTTCTATGTGCAGGACGGCCACTACTACCAGCGGCAGATAGACGGCGATTATGTTGAGGTGCCGCGTCCGGCGGGATTGTAG